From a region of the Candidatus Rhabdochlamydia porcellionis genome:
- a CDS encoding ABC transporter ATP-binding protein, whose amino-acid sequence MTILLAKNLKKSFFSPHQTELLKGIDLTVNHQESLAILGKSGAGKSTLLHILGTLDTPSEGELIISGINTKKESCYALRKKKLGFVFQSHYLLENYSVIDNVIMPAKITRMRFNKQELGLRLLSAVELQQHAHLPVKFLSGGEKQRLAIARALCNNPDLILADEPTGSLDSFHAEMVYELLLRLVKKQGKSIIIVTHDLKAANSCDRVLILKDGFLSEVRNTINL is encoded by the coding sequence ATGACTATTTTACTAGCCAAAAACTTAAAGAAGTCTTTTTTTTCTCCTCATCAAACAGAATTACTAAAAGGAATTGATTTAACCGTTAACCATCAAGAATCTTTAGCAATTTTAGGGAAGTCTGGAGCTGGAAAAAGCACCCTACTGCATATTTTAGGCACATTAGATACACCATCTGAAGGTGAACTAATTATCAGTGGCATAAATACAAAAAAAGAAAGTTGTTATGCACTACGTAAAAAAAAGCTAGGGTTTGTTTTTCAATCCCATTATCTTTTAGAAAACTATAGCGTAATCGATAATGTAATTATGCCAGCAAAAATCACACGTATGCGTTTTAATAAACAAGAGCTTGGTTTGCGTTTATTATCTGCTGTTGAGCTACAGCAACATGCTCATCTACCTGTTAAGTTTCTCTCTGGTGGAGAAAAGCAAAGGCTTGCTATTGCACGTGCTTTATGTAACAATCCCGATCTTATTTTAGCAGATGAACCAACTGGAAGCCTTGACTCTTTTCATGCAGAAATGGTTTATGAGCTCCTTCTTCGTCTAGTTAAAAAACAGGGCAAAAGTATAATTATTGTAACTCACGATCTAAAAGCAGCAAATTCATGTGATAGGGTACTCATTTTAAAAGATGGCTTTTTATCTGAAGTTAGAAATACAATAAATTTATAA